Proteins from a genomic interval of Niabella soli DSM 19437:
- a CDS encoding dihydrofolate reductase family protein — protein sequence MSKIFVANWITVDGIFSGPSGETNWFTPDTELQKENLENLHNANTILFGRVTFKMMEAFWPTAQAMAYPEVQQYMNAAQKHTFSTTVNGSTWQHSHFHKQLNKETISSIKEKAENDIVILGSGMISRELHRMGLLDEYTLFLDPQLLGKGKRFFSDMPAGRLRLLESKSFPSGIVRLNYRVVK from the coding sequence ATGAGCAAGATTTTTGTTGCGAACTGGATAACCGTTGACGGCATATTTTCCGGCCCGTCTGGTGAAACCAACTGGTTTACACCCGATACGGAATTACAAAAAGAGAATCTGGAAAATTTGCATAACGCCAATACAATCTTATTTGGGCGGGTTACGTTTAAGATGATGGAAGCTTTTTGGCCAACAGCGCAGGCGATGGCTTATCCTGAAGTGCAGCAGTATATGAATGCTGCACAGAAACATACCTTTTCGACCACAGTGAACGGAAGTACCTGGCAACATAGTCATTTTCATAAACAATTAAATAAAGAAACCATAAGCTCTATTAAAGAAAAAGCGGAAAATGATATTGTAATTTTAGGAAGCGGAATGATAAGCAGGGAATTGCATCGGATGGGGTTGCTGGATGAATATACGTTGTTTTTAGATCCCCAGCTATTGGGCAAAGGGAAACGGTTTTTTAGCGACATGCCCGCAGGACGCCTTCGGCTACTTGAATCAAAGTCATTCCCCTCCGGTATCGTGCGTTTAAATTATAGGGTGGTTAAATAA
- a CDS encoding alpha/beta fold hydrolase, with amino-acid sequence MNPGRIFLLLSALFFTGITGCGLLRGQYGYNEKVGRYYLVRGIEMYTEVYGKGKPLLMIHGNGGNMNAFSMTVPYFEKEYKVILVDSRAQGRTVDNGDSLSFEMMADDFDALLKAMHIKAAYVLGWSDGGINALELAMRHPNRVIKLASTGANLWPDSLGLRPDVWLDGVRDYKSWQTRMPLTDATDKNDYKIFMLDYMQPNIPLSDLKKIHCPALIIGGDNDLIPVKHTTQIAENIPNGRLWIVPNSGHATLKEHSTDFNKKVDDFFKEPYHRKRKERLADDDPDL; translated from the coding sequence ATGAACCCCGGTCGTATTTTTCTTTTGTTGAGTGCCTTGTTTTTCACCGGAATTACAGGCTGCGGGCTGCTGCGCGGGCAATATGGCTACAATGAAAAAGTGGGCCGCTATTATTTGGTGCGCGGCATAGAAATGTATACGGAAGTATATGGTAAAGGAAAACCACTGCTGATGATTCATGGTAACGGCGGCAATATGAACGCTTTTTCTATGACCGTACCCTATTTTGAAAAAGAGTATAAAGTTATATTGGTGGATAGCCGGGCACAGGGAAGAACGGTTGATAACGGCGATTCGCTGAGTTTTGAAATGATGGCGGACGATTTTGATGCGCTGTTAAAAGCCATGCATATTAAAGCGGCCTACGTGCTGGGATGGAGCGACGGAGGCATTAATGCGTTGGAGCTGGCCATGCGTCATCCTAACCGGGTAATAAAACTGGCCAGCACAGGGGCCAACCTGTGGCCGGATTCACTTGGGCTGCGGCCTGATGTATGGCTGGATGGTGTAAGAGATTATAAATCGTGGCAAACACGGATGCCCCTGACAGATGCAACCGATAAGAACGATTATAAAATTTTTATGCTGGATTATATGCAACCCAATATTCCGCTGAGTGACCTGAAAAAAATTCATTGTCCTGCGCTGATCATTGGCGGTGATAACGACCTGATTCCGGTAAAACATACCACTCAGATTGCAGAAAATATTCCCAACGGGCGCCTTTGGATCGTGCCCAATTCGGGGCATGCCACGTTAAAAGAGCACAGCACGGATTTTAATAAAAAAGTGGATGATTTTTTTAAAGAGCCGTATCACAGAAAAAGAAAGGAAAGGTTGGCTGATGATGACCCGGATCTGTGA
- a CDS encoding GlxA family transcriptional regulator, with translation MKKIIILLLKGSNLSSIENPRQGFEEANRYLAQKSQGPLFSVQLAAPESKIQLNNGLYEVQAQLLVNEIQRADLIIIPALQEPLQQHLEENKTIIPWLQQQYNKGAEIASLCMGAFLLAGTGLLDNKKCVTHWKASNLFCQLFPRVHLINDKILTDENGVYTSSGAYSASNLILYLIEKYAGREVAIYCSKFFQIDIQRSSQSPFIIFSGMKDHNDVTIKEAQHFIEQNFEDRLPVDTLCERFAIGRRTFERRFKKATTNTVVEYIQKVKIEAAKKILEQGYKTISETMYHVGYNDVKAFRDVFKKITGMTPVDYKLKYEKILV, from the coding sequence ATGAAAAAGATAATCATCCTGTTATTAAAAGGCTCCAACCTTTCTTCTATTGAAAATCCAAGGCAGGGATTCGAAGAAGCGAACCGGTACCTGGCACAGAAAAGCCAGGGTCCTTTATTTTCTGTTCAGTTGGCTGCCCCTGAGTCGAAGATTCAGTTAAATAACGGCCTTTATGAAGTGCAGGCGCAATTGCTGGTTAACGAAATACAGCGGGCGGACCTTATCATTATTCCCGCATTACAGGAGCCCCTGCAGCAACACCTTGAAGAGAACAAAACGATCATACCCTGGCTGCAACAACAATATAATAAGGGAGCGGAAATTGCCAGCCTTTGCATGGGCGCTTTTCTTTTGGCAGGAACCGGCCTGCTGGACAATAAAAAATGTGTTACACATTGGAAAGCCAGCAACCTGTTTTGCCAGTTATTCCCGCGGGTGCACCTGATCAACGACAAAATACTTACCGATGAAAACGGCGTGTACACCAGCAGCGGCGCCTATTCTGCATCCAACCTTATCTTATACCTTATTGAAAAATATGCCGGGCGCGAAGTGGCGATCTATTGCTCCAAATTTTTCCAAATAGATATTCAGCGCAGCAGCCAGTCGCCCTTTATTATTTTTTCGGGCATGAAAGATCATAACGATGTTACCATAAAAGAAGCGCAGCATTTTATTGAACAGAATTTCGAAGACCGGTTGCCGGTGGATACGCTATGCGAACGGTTTGCCATTGGCCGCCGGACCTTTGAACGGCGCTTTAAAAAAGCCACCACTAATACAGTTGTGGAATATATTCAAAAAGTAAAAATTGAAGCGGCAAAAAAAATACTGGAACAAGGCTATAAAACGATCAGCGAAACGATGTACCATGTAGGCTATAACGATGTAAAAGCGTTCCGTGATGTATTTAAAAAGATCACAGGGATGACGCCGGTTGATTATAAATTGAAGTACGAGAAGATACTGGTGTAA